Proteins from a single region of Mucilaginibacter daejeonensis:
- a CDS encoding MotA/TolQ/ExbB proton channel family protein: protein MLLVLLQDTAQQIVDTANKAAQTVATPVAAPVEDLRFGELIMKGGWVMIPIGILAVLGLVIFFERYFTIRKAGKDESNLMSQIRSSITAGKLESAVAVARNSNSPLGRMLQKGLLRIGRPIKDIEGSIENIGKLEVSKLEKNIGILGIVAGIAPMFGFLGTIAGVIQIFYNISKTDNISMGAISGGLYVKMVTSAAGLLVGIVAYVCYHVLNMMVDKVILKLETDAIEFIDMLEEPSR from the coding sequence ATGTTATTAGTACTGTTGCAAGATACAGCTCAGCAGATCGTAGATACCGCTAACAAAGCCGCACAAACCGTAGCAACGCCTGTTGCCGCCCCTGTTGAGGACCTCCGCTTCGGCGAGCTCATCATGAAAGGTGGTTGGGTAATGATCCCGATCGGTATCCTAGCCGTACTGGGCCTGGTGATCTTCTTCGAGCGTTATTTTACCATCCGCAAAGCTGGTAAGGACGAATCGAACCTGATGTCACAGATCCGCAGCAGCATCACTGCTGGTAAACTGGAATCGGCCGTCGCGGTGGCCCGTAACAGCAACTCGCCGCTTGGCCGCATGTTGCAAAAGGGTCTGTTACGTATCGGTCGCCCCATCAAGGATATCGAAGGCTCTATCGAGAACATCGGTAAACTGGAAGTGTCTAAACTGGAAAAGAACATCGGCATCCTGGGTATCGTTGCAGGTATCGCTCCCATGTTCGGATTCCTGGGTACCATTGCGGGTGTTATCCAGATCTTTTATAACATCTCCAAGACCGACAATATCAGTATGGGTGCCATCTCAGGTGGTCTGTACGTAAAAATGGTGACCTCGGCCGCTGGTCTGTTAGTGGGTATCGTGGCCTACGTATGTTACCACGTACTGAACATGATGGTAGATAAGGTGATCCTGAAATTGGAGACCGATGCCATCGAATTTATTGACATGTTAGAAGAACCCAGCAGATAA
- a CDS encoding ExbD/TolR family protein, whose translation MNLRKKHSRASAEVHTSAMNDIMFFLLLFFLIASTVTNPNVIKLLLPKSSSGQAVSKKTINVAVTQDLRYYVEKKEVPVDALQATLEGYKNMAKELTIVLSVDRTVAIQDVVQVMDIAQKLNIKLVLATQPK comes from the coding sequence ATGAATCTCCGTAAAAAACATAGCCGTGCATCGGCTGAGGTACACACCTCGGCCATGAATGATATTATGTTCTTTTTGCTGCTGTTCTTCCTGATCGCCTCTACGGTGACCAACCCTAACGTGATCAAGCTTTTGTTACCGAAGTCGTCATCAGGGCAGGCGGTATCAAAAAAGACCATCAATGTGGCCGTGACACAAGATCTGCGTTACTACGTTGAAAAAAAGGAAGTTCCGGTAGATGCCTTGCAAGCCACCTTAGAGGGCTACAAGAACATGGCAAAAGAACTCACGATAGTGCTTAGCGTTGACCGCACCGTGGCCATACAGGATGTGGTACAGGTAATGGATATTGCGCAAAAGCTGAACATCAAATTGGTATTGGCTACACAGCCTAAGTGA
- a CDS encoding cell envelope integrity protein TolA has product MDHRQEENNYPKAFAATAVIMAILIGLSYFIVFQHPAKEEDGTGGILVNYGTVDEGMGDDYMSTEEPSVAEQANNTRPDKVTTAPPTEQVTPSENTSQDVVTQNTEDAPEIAANKKPEKAVTTQQQPTKEPAKPTINQNAIFKGKTNNGTGEGDGNGNTPGNQGKTTGTTLTNNYDGTGSGNGGNLTGMPQRNFISKPSVSDDSRRTGKVVVDIRVDKDGNVTYARGGARGTTITDQALIDKCEDAVKRARLNSLDNGPDLQQGTVVFVFKVQ; this is encoded by the coding sequence ATGGACCATCGTCAGGAAGAGAATAATTACCCTAAGGCATTTGCAGCAACGGCCGTGATCATGGCCATACTGATCGGCCTGAGCTACTTTATTGTCTTTCAGCACCCGGCCAAAGAAGAGGACGGCACCGGCGGCATCCTGGTGAATTATGGCACCGTAGATGAAGGCATGGGCGATGACTATATGAGCACCGAAGAACCTTCGGTAGCTGAACAGGCCAACAATACCCGCCCTGATAAGGTGACCACCGCTCCTCCTACTGAGCAGGTAACTCCCAGCGAGAACACCAGCCAGGATGTAGTGACCCAAAATACGGAAGATGCTCCGGAGATAGCGGCCAACAAAAAGCCGGAAAAAGCGGTAACAACTCAGCAGCAACCCACTAAAGAGCCGGCAAAACCGACGATCAACCAGAACGCGATATTTAAAGGCAAGACCAATAACGGTACCGGCGAAGGAGATGGCAACGGCAACACGCCGGGCAACCAGGGGAAGACCACCGGCACCACGCTCACCAACAATTATGATGGCACAGGCTCAGGCAACGGCGGTAACCTTACCGGCATGCCTCAGCGTAACTTCATTAGCAAACCATCGGTAAGTGACGATAGCCGCCGTACCGGTAAAGTGGTGGTAGATATCCGCGTGGATAAGGATGGCAACGTGACCTATGCCCGTGGCGGCGCCCGTGGTACCACCATAACCGATCAGGCCCTGATCGACAAGTGCGAGGATGCGGTAAAACGCGCCCGCCTTAACTCGTTAGACAACGGCCCCGACCTGCAGCAGGGTACCGTGGTGTTCGTTTTCAAAGTACAGTAA
- a CDS encoding bifunctional folylpolyglutamate synthase/dihydrofolate synthase yields MNYQQTLEYLYTQLPMFTRVGASAFKKDLTNTLALCEVLDNPQHKFKSIHIGGTNGKGSTSHMLAAVLQMAGYKTGLYTSPHLKDFRERIRINGEMISEAEVVDFVANQQAHIDAIQPSFFEMTVALAFDIFARHEVDIAIIEVGLGGRLDSTNVITPLLSIITNIGWDHMNMLGNTLPEIAGEKAGIIKPHIPVIIGERQHEIEQVFIDKAAAQHADIRFASDHFGIIQNDQPADQALRNVTVVPAQANAQASYQLQLDLTGTYQLKNVKSVLLAVEELNKQGFVITTDQVKQALAKVKTLTGLQGRWQTLSTHPLTICDTGHNPDGIQEVLKNIAAIQFDHLHFVLGMVNDKDITKVLKLLPRNATYYFCRPDLPRGLEAESLQEQAQAVGLQGEVYPSVLQALKAAQQKATDRDLVFAGGSTFVVAEIV; encoded by the coding sequence ATGAATTACCAGCAAACCCTCGAATATCTATACACTCAACTCCCCATGTTCACCAGGGTGGGTGCGTCGGCTTTTAAAAAGGACCTGACCAATACGCTGGCGTTGTGCGAGGTATTGGATAACCCGCAACACAAATTCAAAAGCATTCACATAGGTGGCACCAATGGCAAGGGTTCTACCTCGCATATGCTGGCCGCGGTGTTGCAAATGGCCGGTTATAAGACCGGGTTATATACTTCCCCTCATCTGAAAGATTTTCGCGAACGCATACGCATCAACGGCGAAATGATCAGCGAGGCCGAAGTGGTGGACTTTGTGGCCAACCAACAAGCCCATATCGATGCTATACAGCCCTCATTTTTTGAAATGACAGTAGCCCTTGCGTTCGATATATTCGCTCGCCACGAGGTGGATATCGCCATCATAGAGGTAGGCTTGGGTGGCCGGTTGGACAGCACCAACGTGATCACGCCTTTGCTATCTATCATTACCAACATCGGCTGGGATCATATGAATATGCTGGGCAATACGCTCCCTGAAATAGCAGGTGAGAAAGCTGGCATCATCAAGCCGCACATCCCCGTTATCATTGGTGAGCGCCAACATGAAATAGAACAGGTCTTCATCGATAAAGCGGCTGCTCAACACGCTGATATCAGATTCGCGTCAGATCATTTTGGGATCATACAAAACGATCAGCCTGCTGATCAGGCGCTACGCAATGTGACCGTTGTTCCAGCACAAGCTAATGCACAGGCCTCCTATCAACTGCAACTTGACCTTACCGGAACTTACCAACTAAAGAACGTGAAAAGCGTACTGCTCGCTGTTGAAGAACTCAATAAGCAGGGCTTTGTGATAACCACTGATCAGGTAAAGCAGGCTTTGGCAAAGGTCAAGACGCTGACCGGATTACAAGGACGCTGGCAAACACTCAGCACGCACCCGCTCACCATTTGCGATACCGGCCACAACCCCGACGGCATACAAGAGGTTTTGAAGAACATAGCGGCCATTCAATTTGACCACCTGCATTTTGTGTTAGGTATGGTGAACGATAAGGATATCACCAAGGTGCTTAAACTCCTTCCCCGAAACGCTACGTACTACTTTTGCCGGCCCGACCTGCCGCGTGGTCTCGAAGCCGAAAGCCTTCAGGAACAAGCACAGGCCGTAGGACTGCAGGGCGAAGTGTACCCATCGGTATTACAAGCACTGAAAGCCGCCCAGCAAAAGGCCACCGACCGCGACCTGGTATTTGCCGGTGGAAGTACCTTTGTGGTGGCCGAAATAGTTTGA
- the mgrA gene encoding L-glyceraldehyde 3-phosphate reductase: MAYLPLASRYEEMTYRRCGNSGIQLPALSLGLWHNFGGVDVFESYRKILQLAFDSGITHFDLANNYGPPYGSAEENFGILLKKDLAAHRDELIISSKAGYDMWPGPYGNWGSKKYLVASLDQSLKRMGLDYVDIFYHHRPDPDTPLEETMGALDLIVRQGKALYVGISNYQATEAKQAIDILKRLGTPCLIHQPKYSMFERWVEGGLLDVLEQEGVGCIPFSPLAQGMLTNKYLHGIPEGSRAAKASGHLQTEAITDAKIAQIRQLNDIAITRDQTLAQMALAWLMKDKRVTSVLIGASKPEQLADSLKCLQNTHFEAEELNQIENILQNRP, translated from the coding sequence ATGGCCTACCTACCTTTAGCCTCACGATATGAGGAAATGACCTACCGTCGCTGCGGCAATAGCGGCATCCAACTACCGGCACTTTCATTGGGCCTATGGCACAACTTCGGTGGTGTGGATGTTTTCGAGAGCTACCGCAAGATCCTGCAACTGGCGTTCGACAGCGGCATCACCCACTTTGATCTGGCCAACAATTATGGTCCGCCATATGGCTCGGCCGAAGAGAACTTTGGCATCCTGCTTAAAAAGGACCTTGCCGCACATCGCGACGAGCTCATCATCTCGAGCAAAGCAGGTTATGACATGTGGCCCGGCCCTTATGGCAACTGGGGTTCCAAAAAGTACTTGGTAGCCAGTTTGGACCAGAGCCTCAAGCGCATGGGACTTGACTATGTGGACATCTTTTATCACCATCGCCCCGACCCTGATACGCCTTTAGAAGAGACCATGGGTGCGTTAGACCTTATCGTCCGCCAGGGTAAAGCGCTTTACGTAGGCATATCCAATTACCAGGCCACCGAAGCTAAACAAGCCATCGATATCTTAAAGCGTTTGGGCACACCTTGCCTGATCCATCAGCCTAAATACTCTATGTTCGAACGTTGGGTAGAAGGCGGCTTGCTCGATGTATTGGAGCAGGAAGGTGTAGGCTGCATTCCCTTTTCGCCATTGGCGCAAGGCATGCTTACCAATAAATACCTGCACGGCATCCCCGAAGGGTCAAGAGCCGCCAAGGCTTCAGGCCACCTGCAAACAGAGGCCATTACTGATGCAAAGATCGCACAGATCAGGCAACTGAACGATATAGCCATCACCCGTGACCAAACGCTTGCTCAAATGGCGCTGGCCTGGTTAATGAAGGACAAGCGGGTCACCTCAGTGCTGATCGGCGCCAGTAAGCCCGAGCAACTGGCCGACTCGCTTAAATGCCTACAAAACACCCATTTTGAAGCAGAAGAACTGAACCAGATAGAGAACATTTTACAGAACAGACCATAA